Proteins encoded together in one Micromonospora kangleipakensis window:
- a CDS encoding PQQ-binding-like beta-propeller repeat protein — MSHPQGHLQSGEIAIIGRRSLLASAAALGGAAALGSASGASAAPDSAEAAGTGVADGGAGTPLSFAVVTDTHATSPDTTRTELLRRIFAAIEKATPDFVLNCGDITEYGGDDEFQTYLSVIPPALRPRLRHVPGNHEARWDVHAKELYHRLFGPTPYSFDVAGLHVVGLDPTQVLQEPGVFGRDHLRWLANDLRQAGQQPSLLFLHYPIGGANYYVNDQDELLDLLADFPVRAIFAGHVHTERVDRINQLTQVAAYATKDAYYYWVRREVVDRLPVLRVWQVTVAPDGSEQRREVTTIPVADAGVGVAAAATVVGQPKGAAIAVRVRPGQPDAVAAVQTRIYPQHVYGGRDTSAWTDLPRVGDQWWDGNVDISAVPPGAHRLQVRVTGSDGSWHEVTRAFEIAPGDQDPRERWGLRLTGSVQGALAAYGDLIVAGSTGGDVEAFRVGRPADADEQAFRNHPAPRTAWRTRLGGTYRGSAFTGDGRTVLIGSTDHHLYALDTRDGAPRWRHRTEEPVLSNPLVAIIGGVETVLFTAGFTLYALEAATGRVRWTADLHGFFAGRVACDGERVYAGSGDGKAYAFDAATGHELWSYATNTRTTPYQRLIYGPWDNVVTLLPGGLVLVSTVSNAHALDRATGAQRWRVSGGFAYAPPVVTASGLVLIDEFGRARRVDPLTGAQAWLTQLGLRVFNAGPVVRGNTIWVPTATGQLVGLALASGEVTHRVALTTANTFSTPVVVDDLLVSGDQSGVVRGIALP; from the coding sequence ATGAGCCATCCCCAAGGGCACCTCCAGTCGGGAGAAATCGCCATCATTGGCCGGCGGAGTCTCCTTGCGTCCGCCGCCGCATTGGGCGGCGCGGCGGCGCTCGGTTCCGCCTCCGGCGCCAGCGCCGCCCCGGACAGCGCCGAGGCAGCCGGTACGGGCGTTGCGGACGGCGGGGCTGGTACGCCGCTCAGCTTCGCGGTGGTCACCGACACCCACGCGACTTCACCGGACACCACCCGTACGGAGCTGTTGCGTCGGATCTTCGCCGCGATCGAGAAGGCGACGCCGGACTTCGTGCTGAACTGCGGTGACATCACCGAATACGGCGGTGACGACGAATTCCAGACCTACCTGTCGGTCATCCCGCCCGCATTGCGCCCTCGCCTGCGGCACGTGCCCGGCAACCACGAGGCGCGCTGGGACGTACACGCCAAGGAGCTGTACCACCGGCTCTTCGGCCCGACGCCGTACTCGTTCGATGTTGCCGGGCTGCACGTGGTCGGGCTGGATCCGACCCAGGTGCTGCAGGAGCCCGGCGTCTTCGGCCGCGACCACCTGCGCTGGCTCGCGAACGACCTGCGCCAGGCCGGGCAGCAGCCGAGCCTGCTGTTCCTGCACTACCCGATCGGCGGCGCCAACTACTACGTGAACGATCAGGACGAGCTGCTGGACCTGCTGGCCGACTTCCCAGTACGGGCGATCTTCGCTGGCCACGTCCACACCGAGCGAGTCGACCGGATCAACCAGCTGACCCAGGTGGCGGCCTACGCGACCAAGGACGCCTACTACTACTGGGTCCGGCGGGAGGTCGTCGACCGGCTGCCGGTCCTGCGGGTGTGGCAGGTGACCGTCGCGCCCGACGGCTCGGAACAGCGCCGGGAGGTGACCACGATCCCGGTGGCCGACGCGGGTGTCGGCGTGGCTGCGGCGGCGACCGTGGTCGGACAGCCGAAGGGGGCGGCGATCGCGGTACGGGTAAGGCCCGGCCAGCCGGACGCGGTCGCCGCGGTCCAGACCCGGATCTACCCGCAGCACGTGTACGGCGGGCGGGACACCAGCGCGTGGACGGATCTGCCGCGCGTCGGTGACCAGTGGTGGGACGGCAACGTCGACATCTCCGCGGTGCCGCCGGGTGCGCACCGGCTGCAGGTACGGGTGACCGGCTCCGACGGCTCGTGGCACGAAGTGACCCGGGCGTTCGAGATCGCCCCCGGCGACCAGGATCCGCGGGAGCGGTGGGGGTTGCGGCTGACAGGCAGTGTGCAGGGAGCCCTCGCCGCGTACGGCGACCTGATCGTGGCGGGCTCGACCGGTGGCGACGTCGAGGCGTTCCGGGTGGGCCGTCCGGCCGACGCCGACGAGCAGGCGTTCCGGAATCATCCAGCGCCGCGAACGGCGTGGCGTACCCGGCTCGGCGGGACCTACCGGGGCTCCGCGTTCACCGGCGACGGTCGTACCGTCCTGATCGGATCCACCGACCACCACCTGTATGCGCTGGACACCCGCGACGGTGCGCCGAGGTGGCGGCACCGCACCGAGGAGCCGGTGCTGAGCAACCCGCTGGTGGCGATCATCGGCGGAGTCGAGACCGTTCTGTTCACCGCCGGGTTCACGCTGTACGCACTCGAGGCGGCCACGGGGCGGGTCCGGTGGACGGCTGACCTGCACGGCTTCTTCGCCGGCCGGGTGGCCTGCGACGGGGAGCGGGTGTACGCCGGCAGTGGCGACGGCAAGGCGTACGCGTTCGACGCCGCCACCGGTCACGAGCTGTGGTCGTACGCCACCAATACCCGGACCACGCCGTACCAGCGGCTCATCTACGGTCCGTGGGACAACGTCGTCACTTTGCTTCCCGGCGGGCTGGTGCTGGTCTCCACCGTCAGCAACGCGCACGCCCTGGATCGGGCGACCGGCGCGCAGCGCTGGCGGGTGTCCGGCGGGTTCGCATACGCGCCGCCGGTTGTCACGGCGTCCGGGCTGGTCCTCATCGACGAGTTCGGCCGAGCCCGGCGCGTCGACCCGCTCACCGGAGCGCAGGCGTGGCTGACCCAGCTCGGGCTGCGGGTTTTCAACGCCGGTCCCGTGGTCAGGGGGAACACCATCTGGGTGCCAACTGCCACCGGCCAGCTCGTCGGTCTGGCGCTGGCCAGCGGCGAGGTCACCCATCGCGTCGCGCTCACTACGGCCAACACCTTCAGCACGCCGGTCGTCGTCGATGACCTGCTGGTCAGCGGCGACCAGTCCGGCGTCGTACGCGGCATTGCCCTGCCCTGA
- a CDS encoding VOC family protein → MSTPQEDQGGATEVVKEPTTLLKLEVVVIPVADVDRALRFYQGLGWRLDADYEAGPKFRIVQLTPPGSACSIHLGRGLTPAAPGTAQGTYLVVSNIDQARADLISRGVEVSEVYHNVYDTGDQERVDGPAPDRRSYASFASFTDPDGNGWLLQEVKERQPGR, encoded by the coding sequence ATGAGCACCCCGCAGGAAGATCAGGGCGGCGCAACGGAGGTCGTCAAGGAGCCGACCACGCTCTTGAAACTCGAGGTCGTCGTCATCCCTGTGGCTGACGTCGACCGCGCCCTGCGCTTCTACCAGGGCTTGGGGTGGCGGCTCGATGCGGACTACGAGGCCGGCCCGAAGTTCAGGATCGTGCAACTGACGCCGCCGGGGTCGGCATGCTCGATCCACCTCGGCCGCGGGCTCACCCCCGCGGCGCCTGGCACTGCCCAGGGCACCTACCTCGTGGTCTCCAACATCGATCAAGCCCGCGCCGACCTGATCAGCAGGGGCGTGGAGGTGAGCGAGGTCTACCACAACGTCTACGACACCGGCGACCAAGAACGGGTGGACGGCCCCGCCCCAGACCGTCGCAGCTACGCCTCATTCGCCTCGTTCACCGACCCGGACGGCAACGGATGGCTGCTGCAGGAGGTCAAGGAGCGGCAACCCGGACGGTGA
- a CDS encoding bleomycin resistance protein, with product MDVEDLAQLLHETAEHHGSFEAIAPPHDWWDWYAAYMRARESGSPPDDASAAAGRYMAEVKHVVVSPV from the coding sequence ATGGACGTTGAAGATCTTGCGCAGCTCCTGCATGAGACGGCCGAACACCACGGCTCGTTTGAGGCGATCGCCCCACCGCACGACTGGTGGGACTGGTACGCGGCGTACATGCGTGCGCGTGAAAGCGGGAGCCCCCCGGACGATGCCTCCGCGGCCGCCGGGCGCTACATGGCAGAGGTCAAGCACGTTGTCGTCTCACCCGTCTGA
- a CDS encoding tautomerase family protein yields the protein MEITVPQGALSDRRKAGLVAETTTVVLDAAGLSDADAQRVWVLIHERPDGTWGAGGKIVRYADLVALAAK from the coding sequence GTGGAGATCACCGTTCCGCAGGGCGCGCTGTCCGATCGCCGCAAGGCCGGCCTGGTCGCCGAAACGACGACCGTCGTGCTGGACGCGGCCGGGCTGTCCGACGCCGACGCGCAGCGCGTCTGGGTGCTCATCCACGAACGGCCCGACGGCACGTGGGGCGCGGGCGGGAAGATCGTGCGCTACGCGGATCTCGTGGCCCTCGCCGCAAAGTAG
- a CDS encoding site-specific integrase produces MGDHLSYWLREIVQPNLAPATYISFEGFVRLYITPGLGTKRLDRLQVRDVQTWINQVARTCQRCAQEKDIARPRGKQLCCATGTCCRAVPSGSTIKGLRATLRAALAQAVTEELVTKNVASLVKLQVRRKKPGRAWHSDEARQFLEAARAGDDPLYAAWVLILVLGLRRGELLGLGWDEIDERAGELTVRWQLQRISNRLLRRETKTRESDAVLPLPDICLTALRMRRGGSGRGPGCRRP; encoded by the coding sequence GTGGGCGACCACCTCTCCTACTGGCTTCGCGAGATCGTTCAACCGAACTTGGCACCCGCGACCTACATCTCCTTCGAGGGCTTCGTTCGGCTCTACATCACCCCTGGTCTGGGGACGAAGCGGCTGGATCGGCTGCAGGTCCGGGATGTCCAGACGTGGATCAACCAGGTGGCGCGTACCTGCCAGCGCTGTGCGCAAGAGAAGGACATTGCTCGTCCACGCGGAAAGCAACTGTGCTGTGCGACCGGCACATGCTGCCGGGCTGTCCCGTCCGGTAGCACGATCAAGGGCCTCCGGGCCACTCTTCGTGCGGCCCTCGCCCAGGCAGTCACGGAGGAGCTGGTCACCAAGAACGTGGCGTCCCTGGTCAAACTTCAGGTCCGCCGAAAGAAGCCCGGGAGGGCGTGGCACAGCGACGAGGCCCGCCAATTCCTGGAAGCTGCCAGGGCAGGCGATGATCCCCTCTACGCGGCCTGGGTGCTGATCCTGGTTCTCGGACTACGCAGAGGGGAGTTGCTGGGTCTTGGGTGGGACGAGATCGACGAGCGCGCGGGGGAATTGACCGTGCGGTGGCAACTCCAGCGAATCAGTAACAGACTGCTGCGCCGGGAAACCAAGACCCGAGAATCCGATGCAGTCCTTCCGCTGCCGGATATCTGCCTCACAGCTCTTCGGATGCGCCGGGGCGGATCAGGCCGCGGACCGGGCTGCCGTCGGCCCTGA
- a CDS encoding sigma-70 family RNA polymerase sigma factor, with the protein MQSFRCRISASQLFGCAGADQAADRAAVGPEWQDSPLVFTTRHGTPIEPRNFNRAWERCRRAGVRRITVHDARRTCASLLVDLDVHPRVAMQILRHADFSMAHRIGEPADDLLAETFLVAFRRRASYRPMQLDVRPWLFGIATNVLHRHVRQEDRRYRALARARLLETGSHADDLPDDRLDAQALRAELAAAPAALKPADRDVLLLAWAQLSYAEIAAALDIPIGTVRSRINRARRLTRAALSSLQEDR; encoded by the coding sequence ATGCAGTCCTTCCGCTGCCGGATATCTGCCTCACAGCTCTTCGGATGCGCCGGGGCGGATCAGGCCGCGGACCGGGCTGCCGTCGGCCCTGAGTGGCAGGACTCCCCGCTGGTCTTCACCACCCGCCACGGCACGCCGATCGAACCGCGCAACTTCAACCGGGCGTGGGAGCGATGTCGGCGAGCCGGGGTGCGGCGGATCACCGTGCACGATGCCCGCCGGACTTGTGCGAGCTTGCTCGTCGACCTGGACGTGCATCCCCGGGTCGCCATGCAGATTCTACGGCACGCCGACTTCTCGATGGCCCACAGGATCGGAGAGCCGGCCGACGATTTGCTAGCCGAGACGTTCCTGGTCGCGTTCCGGCGGCGGGCTTCTTACCGGCCAATGCAGCTCGACGTGCGGCCGTGGCTGTTCGGCATCGCCACCAACGTGTTGCACCGGCACGTGCGCCAGGAGGACCGCCGGTATCGGGCGCTCGCCCGGGCCAGGCTCCTCGAGACCGGCTCGCATGCGGACGACCTGCCCGATGACCGTTTGGATGCCCAGGCACTGCGGGCCGAGCTCGCCGCGGCACCGGCGGCGCTGAAGCCCGCGGACCGGGACGTGCTGCTGCTGGCCTGGGCCCAACTCTCGTACGCCGAGATCGCCGCCGCGCTCGACATCCCGATCGGAACCGTGCGCTCGCGGATCAACCGGGCCCGCCGTCTGACCCGCGCCGCGCTGAGTTCGCTACAGGAGGACCGGTGA
- a CDS encoding DUF6461 domain-containing protein — MAGPTQERIEHYVRMFEQLREASADFEESMCWTVVRPHRARLTVEEVLRRLRGDLDTMTTCRPVDVRYDDDAVFLEQRGDAVIIVGYSVDSDEEDALRRLSQDATVHEVFWLINNFNRLYYAVDGVLVPELDVLCPQDRWGADPDALTDHLDALRDLRDRERGPFPDWETAMATVESLTGLGLDAGWFDRPQLFAKINRR; from the coding sequence GTGGCGGGCCCGACACAGGAGCGAATTGAGCACTACGTGCGAATGTTCGAGCAGCTCAGGGAAGCTTCGGCGGATTTCGAGGAGTCCATGTGTTGGACGGTGGTCCGCCCTCACCGGGCGCGGTTGACAGTGGAGGAAGTGCTACGCCGGTTGCGCGGTGACCTGGACACAATGACGACGTGCCGGCCGGTTGATGTCAGATACGACGACGACGCGGTCTTCCTCGAACAGCGCGGCGACGCGGTCATCATCGTGGGGTACAGCGTCGACAGCGATGAGGAGGACGCGCTGCGGCGGCTCAGCCAGGACGCCACCGTTCATGAGGTGTTCTGGCTGATTAACAACTTCAACAGGCTTTACTACGCCGTCGACGGTGTGTTGGTCCCCGAGCTGGACGTGCTGTGCCCGCAGGACCGATGGGGTGCCGATCCGGACGCCTTGACCGACCACCTTGACGCGTTGCGTGACCTCCGCGATCGTGAGCGGGGTCCGTTCCCCGACTGGGAGACCGCCATGGCGACCGTGGAGTCGTTGACCGGCCTGGGACTCGATGCTGGCTGGTTTGACCGTCCCCAGTTGTTTGCGAAGATCAACCGCCGTTAG
- a CDS encoding ATP-dependent RecD-like DNA helicase, whose translation MVAVTAAARVPLATLDAVLERLTYVNEETGYTVARVATDRSADLLTVVGSLLGAQPGESLRLSGRWSSHPKYGRQFEVDSYTTVLPATIQGIQRYLGSGLVKGIGPVFAERIVAHFGLDTLRVIEEEPARLVEVPGLGPKRTAKITAAWEEQKAIKEVMVFLQGVGVSTSLAVRIFKQYGDASIGVVTKEPYRLAADVWGIGFKTADTIAQAVGIPHDSPQRVMAGLQYTLSEATDSGHCYLPGAQLVADATKILDVPGDLVTRCLDDLAADEGVVRETLPGPDGEPVQAVYLVPFHRAEQSLAGSLLRLLNDRADRLPHFAGVDWGKALAWLKARTGADLAPEQEQAVRLALTSKVAVLTGGPGCGKSFTVRSIVELAAAKRAKVTLVAPTGRAAKRLSELTGHPAATVHRLLQLRPGGDASYDRDNPLDVDLLVVDEASMLDLILANKLVKAVPPGAHLLLVGDVDQLPSVGAGEVLRDLLAAPAIPRVRLTQIFRQAAQSGVVTNAHRINAGRSPLLEGLPDFFLFACDDTDATATLTVDVACTRIPAKFGLDPRRDVQVLTPMHRGPAGAGALNTLLQQRLTPHREGQPERRMGGRVFRIGDKITQIRNNYDKGQAGVFNGTLGIVTALSPDEQTLTVRTDEDESIDYDFDELDELVHAYAMTIHRSQGSEYPAVVIPLTTSAWMMLQRNLLYTAVTRAKQLVVLVGSRRALSAAVRTVGAGRRHTALDHRLS comes from the coding sequence ATGGTTGCCGTGACCGCCGCCGCCCGTGTGCCGCTTGCCACGCTGGACGCGGTGCTGGAGCGGCTGACGTATGTCAACGAGGAGACGGGCTACACCGTCGCCCGGGTGGCTACCGACCGCAGCGCGGACCTGTTGACCGTGGTGGGGTCGTTGTTGGGGGCGCAGCCTGGGGAGAGCCTGCGGTTGTCGGGGCGGTGGTCGTCGCATCCGAAATACGGCCGGCAGTTCGAGGTCGACTCCTACACCACAGTCCTGCCGGCCACGATCCAGGGCATCCAGCGCTACCTCGGCTCCGGCCTCGTGAAGGGCATCGGGCCGGTCTTCGCCGAGCGGATCGTGGCGCATTTCGGCCTGGACACCCTGCGGGTCATCGAGGAGGAGCCCGCCCGGCTGGTGGAGGTGCCCGGGCTGGGGCCGAAGCGCACGGCGAAGATCACCGCGGCGTGGGAGGAGCAGAAGGCCATCAAAGAGGTGATGGTCTTCCTGCAAGGTGTCGGGGTGTCGACGTCCCTAGCAGTGCGGATCTTCAAGCAGTACGGCGACGCGTCCATCGGCGTGGTCACGAAGGAGCCGTACCGGTTGGCGGCGGACGTGTGGGGCATCGGGTTCAAGACCGCCGACACCATCGCCCAGGCCGTCGGGATCCCCCACGACAGCCCCCAGCGGGTCATGGCCGGCCTGCAGTACACCCTGTCCGAGGCCACCGACAGCGGCCACTGCTACCTGCCTGGCGCGCAGCTCGTCGCCGACGCCACGAAGATCCTCGACGTGCCCGGCGACCTCGTCACCCGCTGCCTCGACGACCTCGCCGCCGACGAGGGCGTCGTCCGCGAGACGCTGCCCGGCCCGGACGGTGAGCCGGTGCAGGCGGTGTACCTGGTGCCGTTCCACCGCGCCGAGCAGTCCCTCGCCGGCTCCCTGCTGCGCCTGCTCAACGACCGGGCCGACCGGCTACCCCACTTCGCCGGCGTCGACTGGGGCAAGGCCCTCGCGTGGTTGAAGGCGCGCACCGGCGCCGACCTGGCCCCCGAGCAGGAACAGGCCGTCCGCCTGGCTCTGACATCGAAGGTGGCGGTGCTGACGGGCGGGCCGGGCTGCGGCAAGAGCTTCACCGTCCGCTCGATCGTCGAACTCGCCGCCGCCAAGAGAGCCAAGGTCACCCTCGTCGCCCCGACCGGCCGCGCCGCCAAACGCCTGTCCGAGCTCACCGGCCACCCCGCGGCCACCGTGCACCGGCTGCTGCAACTACGCCCCGGCGGGGACGCCTCCTACGACCGGGACAACCCCCTCGACGTGGACCTGCTCGTCGTTGACGAGGCCTCCATGCTCGACCTGATCCTGGCCAACAAGCTCGTCAAAGCCGTCCCACCCGGCGCGCACCTGCTGCTGGTCGGCGACGTCGACCAACTCCCCTCCGTCGGCGCCGGAGAGGTCCTCCGCGACCTGCTCGCCGCCCCCGCCATCCCCCGGGTGCGGTTGACGCAGATCTTCCGCCAAGCCGCCCAGTCCGGCGTCGTCACCAACGCCCACCGCATCAACGCCGGCCGTTCACCCCTCCTGGAAGGCCTGCCGGACTTCTTCCTGTTCGCCTGTGATGACACCGACGCCACCGCCACCCTGACCGTCGACGTCGCCTGCACCCGCATCCCCGCGAAGTTCGGCCTCGACCCGCGTCGGGACGTTCAGGTCCTCACCCCCATGCACCGCGGCCCCGCCGGCGCCGGCGCACTCAACACCCTGCTCCAGCAGCGCCTCACCCCGCACCGCGAGGGCCAGCCGGAGCGGCGAATGGGCGGGCGGGTGTTCCGCATCGGCGACAAGATCACCCAGATCCGCAACAACTACGACAAGGGCCAAGCTGGTGTCTTCAACGGCACTCTCGGCATCGTCACCGCCCTCTCACCAGACGAACAAACCCTGACCGTGCGCACCGACGAGGACGAAAGCATCGACTACGACTTCGACGAACTCGACGAACTCGTCCACGCCTACGCCATGACCATCCACCGCTCACAGGGCTCCGAATACCCCGCCGTCGTCATCCCCCTGACCACCAGCGCGTGGATGATGCTGCAACGCAACCTGCTCTACACCGCCGTCACCCGCGCCAAACAGCTCGTCGTCCTCGTCGGCTCCCGTCGCGCCCTCTCCGCCGCCGTGCGCACCGTCGGCGCTGGCCGCCGCCACACCGCCCTTGACCACCGACTTAGCTGA
- a CDS encoding HNH endonuclease family protein — translation MRDTQMSTRSSLRRRVAATAVAALAGACLVAVNAQPAMATPPGIPSKATAQSQLNALTVAAQGSTSGYSRDLFPHWITISGTCNTREQVLKRDGTSVVVDSSCAATSGRWYSPYDGATWYAASDVDIDHVVPLAEAWRSGANSWTTSRRQSFANDLTRPQLIAVTDNVNQSKGDQDPSTWQPSLSSYRCTYSKMWITVKYSWGLTLQSSEKSALQTMLNTCSS, via the coding sequence ATGCGAGACACCCAGATGTCCACCCGATCCTCACTGCGGCGACGTGTCGCCGCGACGGCCGTCGCCGCGCTCGCCGGCGCGTGCCTGGTGGCCGTGAACGCGCAACCAGCGATGGCCACGCCTCCGGGAATCCCCTCCAAGGCGACGGCACAGTCACAGCTCAACGCCCTGACGGTGGCGGCGCAGGGCTCGACCAGCGGCTACTCCCGCGACCTGTTCCCGCACTGGATCACCATCAGCGGCACCTGCAACACCCGCGAGCAGGTCCTCAAGCGCGATGGCACCTCCGTCGTGGTCGACAGCTCCTGCGCTGCCACCTCCGGCCGCTGGTACAGCCCCTACGACGGCGCCACCTGGTACGCGGCCTCGGACGTCGACATCGACCACGTCGTGCCCCTGGCCGAGGCGTGGCGCTCCGGCGCCAACTCCTGGACCACCAGCCGGCGGCAGAGCTTCGCCAACGACCTCACCCGGCCCCAGCTGATCGCCGTCACCGACAACGTCAACCAGTCCAAGGGCGACCAGGACCCGTCCACCTGGCAGCCGTCGCTGTCGTCGTACCGGTGCACCTACAGCAAGATGTGGATCACCGTGAAGTACAGCTGGGGCCTGACCCTGCAGTCGTCGGAGAAGTCCGCGCTGCAGACGATGCTCAACACCTGCAGCTCCTGA
- a CDS encoding endonuclease/exonuclease/phosphatase family protein, with product MTWNVESLFRPDDTDPSAAETYAAKLTYLAGLISGTGANVVALQEIGSGAAADDLRAASAIPGRRSCPPTRTVVGSVLLSSPGTPSPRRRRSSRCRRPACRRSPDVDGGTLTHLGRGAVQVHVDCGGPGLRLLTAHLKSKLLTYPGGRRYPRNEDERARGAGYALLRRTAEAVALRVHLNDVLAESSVNGQPGMPTILCGDLNDGPDAVTTVLLEGPADGDVHRPDKGDAVPTLGAACPQPAPTPASTRDMASSSTTSSPPATCSCAWSASTPSSTTSPPSACPPEAARLPSCRTTPRSSLASAGRRATAGGRPRGVDGRPQPG from the coding sequence ATGACCTGGAACGTGGAAAGCCTGTTCCGGCCCGACGACACCGATCCCTCAGCCGCGGAAACCTACGCCGCGAAGCTCACCTATCTGGCCGGGCTCATCTCCGGCACCGGCGCCAACGTCGTCGCCCTGCAAGAGATCGGCTCAGGGGCGGCCGCTGACGATCTCCGGGCGGCCTCGGCGATCCCTGGCAGGCGGTCGTGTCCGCCCACTCGGACGGTCGTGGGATCCGTGTTGCTGTCCTCGCCCGGCACGCCCTCACCGAGGAGGCGCAGATCATCGCGCTGCCGCAGGCCGGCCTGCCGGCGGTCTCCTGATGTCGACGGCGGGACGCTCACGCACCTGGGCCGCGGAGCGGTTCAGGTGCACGTCGACTGCGGTGGCCCTGGCCTGCGGCTGCTGACCGCTCACCTCAAGAGCAAACTGCTCACCTACCCGGGCGGACGACGCTATCCGCGCAACGAGGACGAGCGCGCCCGCGGCGCCGGCTACGCCCTGCTGCGCCGTACCGCCGAAGCCGTCGCCCTGCGCGTACACCTCAATGACGTCCTCGCCGAATCCTCGGTGAACGGACAGCCCGGCATGCCGACGATCCTGTGCGGGGACCTCAACGACGGACCCGACGCCGTCACCACCGTGCTGCTTGAAGGACCCGCCGACGGGGACGTTCACCGCCCTGACAAAGGCGACGCGGTCCCAACCTTGGGCGCCGCCTGCCCCCAGCCCGCGCCTACTCCCGCATCTACCAGGGACATGGCGAGTTCATCGACCACATCCTCGCCACCCGCGACCTGCAGCTGCGCCTGGTCGGCATCGACTCCCTCGTCGACGACATCACCTCCATCGGCGTGTCCACCCGAAGCCGCGAGGCTGCCATCGTGCCGGACCACGCCCCGGTCGTCGCTCGCTTCAGCGGGCCGTAGAGCGACGGCCGGCGGCCGCCCCCGGGGGGTAGACGGCCGTCCTCAACCTGGGTGA
- a CDS encoding ATP-dependent DNA ligase, giving the protein MSSARPRASAAAAPVLRRPVAPMLAAPVDAVPEGPGLVHEPKWDGWRAIAFRETDGVYLQSRAGRNLTTYFPDITRAIRTAIPPGVVLDGELIVWERGRTNFAQLQRRVTAGRTLLRLARECPAHYVLFDLLADAGGQVILDLPLSQRRVRLEQLLADAPAQLTLTPQTADMRQVSDWLLHWTVAAGIEGVVSKRLGGRYEPGRRGWSKFRTRIVTDAIVGGVTGSIRSPETVLLGRFDRRGRLRYTGRTHPLTTIQAVELAALLAPPRLPRRGVVAHPWPQPLPASWSGQLDQPEPLRYVQVEPTVVAEIDADVAFEHQRWRHRVRYARARTDMSVYDVPLLLGEGEDPFGTPSG; this is encoded by the coding sequence GTGAGTTCCGCCCGTCCGCGGGCAAGCGCGGCGGCGGCACCGGTGCTGCGTCGGCCGGTCGCGCCGATGCTCGCGGCGCCGGTCGACGCGGTGCCCGAGGGTCCCGGCCTGGTGCACGAGCCGAAGTGGGACGGGTGGCGGGCGATCGCCTTCCGCGAGACCGACGGGGTGTACCTCCAATCGCGGGCCGGCCGGAACTTGACCACCTACTTCCCGGACATCACCCGCGCGATCCGGACGGCCATCCCGCCAGGCGTGGTCCTCGACGGTGAGCTGATCGTCTGGGAGCGTGGGCGAACCAACTTCGCGCAGCTGCAGCGGCGCGTCACCGCCGGCCGCACCCTGCTGCGCCTGGCACGCGAGTGCCCCGCGCACTACGTGCTGTTCGATCTGCTCGCGGACGCCGGCGGACAGGTAATCCTGGACCTGCCGCTGTCGCAACGTCGGGTCCGGTTGGAGCAGCTGCTCGCCGACGCGCCGGCGCAGCTCACCCTGACCCCGCAGACGGCCGACATGCGGCAGGTGTCGGACTGGTTGCTGCACTGGACCGTCGCGGCGGGCATCGAGGGTGTGGTGAGCAAGCGCCTGGGCGGCCGGTACGAGCCCGGCCGGCGAGGCTGGTCGAAGTTCCGGACCCGGATCGTCACGGACGCCATCGTCGGTGGGGTGACCGGCAGTATCCGCAGCCCGGAGACCGTGCTGCTGGGCCGGTTCGACCGGCGGGGACGGCTGCGATACACCGGCCGCACCCACCCCCTGACCACCATCCAGGCCGTGGAGCTGGCCGCGCTGCTCGCGCCGCCGCGGCTGCCACGCCGCGGCGTCGTGGCCCACCCGTGGCCGCAGCCGCTGCCCGCGTCCTGGTCCGGCCAACTGGACCAGCCCGAGCCGCTGCGGTACGTACAGGTGGAGCCGACCGTGGTGGCGGAAATCGACGCCGACGTGGCGTTCGAGCACCAGCGGTGGCGCCACCGGGTGCGGTACGCCAGGGCCCGGACCGACATGTCGGTCTACGACGTGCCGCTGCTCCTCGGCGAGGGCGAAGACCCGTTCGGGACGCCGAGCGGCTGA